The genomic region ACAAAAGTTCTGACGAAATAATATCAGAAATAAAAAGCGCAAGAGTTAACAAACTCAACACAGAAAGCTTCGAAAGAAATATTTATTGGACACGAATATTTGTATTCATTTTTTTAGAGGTAAATTCCAACTTAACCAAAAACTTCAAGAAGTAAAGCTTGAAAATTAGCAATCTCAGAAATTACCTTGGCAGAACTAATTTTCGGAGCGGAGAACAGCCCAAACCCTAAAAAGAATTATAAACTTATCGATGAATTTTCCGAACAAATAAAAGTACTTCCTATTTTTAATGCGATAAATATTTACGCTAAGGAGAAAGTCCGATTGAGAAAAAATGGAACTATGATTAGTGATTTTGATCTGTTGATTGGCTCAACTGCAATTTCAAACGGATTAATAATGGTTACGGAAAATGTTAATGAATTCGAGCGAATGTCGGATATAGAAATTGAAATTTGATTATTCGATAAAACAACTTTTGCAACACCATATATTGAAAATAGAAAATACAATCGTCATAATAAGAATTACAGGATATTTACAAATACTTTGACTACCTATAATTCAGTTCCTTATATAATTTTGAACGCTTTAGGTTGTTTCAGATTTTTGGTTCTATTAAAATATGTGTAGGGAAACCTTCAAACAAAAAATTCCACCCCGTTTTAATAATCTATAAACGTATTCCATTCCATATTTTATAGATACAAACACCACCAGAAGCGTATGCTTTGAGGTATTTTAACCTTCCTGACACCTTATAAAACGTATTATTTGAGGTCTTTAACGTGTCCATCGCATAAAACAACCTATCGCACGGGGTTCTTTACGTATCGAAATACGTGGTTCTAAGTATATTTTGGGGTAACGAACGTGTAATTATACGCTACCAAACCTAGCCGTACCTTCCTTTAACGTATCGAAATACGGTACACGACGTATCCCAAGAGGGAAAGGGGATATAAAAATAGGTTCATCGACGTATCCAGATACGTATCGGGACGTATCACGAGCAAAGAATTCAATTTGCTTCTAAAAATGAGCCTAAGGTGTTCGATTTTAATTTTCTACACTTAACTTTATGCTTTTAAATAATTCTTTTTACTGATATTTTAAATAGAAATATGATTTTAAACGAAAAATTAAAAAACCACAACATCATTTTGGCATCTGGATCCCCCAGACGTCAGCAGTTTTTTAAAGAATTGGGGTTGGATTTTGAAATACGCTTAAAAAGTGTCGACGAAGTTTATCCCGACAGACTTTACAAATATGAGATTTCTGATTATTTGGCGCAATTAAAGGCGTTGCCCCATAAAGAGTCATTACAGGAAAACGATATTCTTATCACATCCGATACCATTGTATGGCATAACGAAGAAGCCTTGGGAAAGCCAAAAAGCAAAGAAGAGGCCGTTTCTATGCTACAATCGATGTCTGGAAAAATGCACGAAGTTATAACCTCTGTCTGCTTTACCACAACCAAACTTGAGAAAA from Galbibacter sp. BG1 harbors:
- a CDS encoding PIN domain-containing protein — encoded protein: MAELIFGAENSPNPKKNYKLIDEFSEQIKVLPIFNAINIYAKEKVRLRKNGTMISDFDLLIGSTAISNGLIMVTENVNEFERMSDIEIEI
- a CDS encoding Maf family nucleotide pyrophosphatase translates to MILNEKLKNHNIILASGSPRRQQFFKELGLDFEIRLKSVDEVYPDRLYKYEISDYLAQLKALPHKESLQENDILITSDTIVWHNEEALGKPKSKEEAVSMLQSMSGKMHEVITSVCFTTTKLEKTINHITKVYFKELTSEEIEYYVNTFEPYDKAGAYGIQEWIGQIGIKKIEGSYFNVVGMPVYEVYRTLNSLVD